From Vitis vinifera cultivar Pinot Noir 40024 chromosome 5, ASM3070453v1, the proteins below share one genomic window:
- the LOC100251174 gene encoding rust resistance kinase Lr10: MRMLQRKKVMANFLGRRNNEVVASNPRNEEEAPEAGDRETVEIFIENMQRESLVRFSSKQVAAFTWNYSTKLGAGAFGVVYKGEFPNGVQLAVKVLKYNNNVDKMMEVQFMAEVSTIGRTHHRNLVRLYGFCFDARTKALVYEYMENGSLDRLLFGNDHRIEWEKLYEIAVGAAKGLEYLHHYGHKRIIHHDIKPCNVLLDSNLCPKLADFGLAKLSDLDSTHENLSRVGGTPGYAAPEVWTTFPVTYKCDVYSFGMMLFEIIGRRRNLDSRLSESQEWFPRRVWDKFDKGELEEILADKEIEEKDLVKAKTMCMVALFCVQYIPEARPSMIDVVKMLEGGVQVTPPPNPFQHWLVSTSDGTTENCTIQFMIKHESEEVFSAR; the protein is encoded by the coding sequence ATGAGGATGCTGCAGAGAAAAAAGGTGATGGCTAATTTTTTAGGAAGGAGGAACAATGAAGTTGTGGCTTCTAATCCGAGAAATGAGGAGGAAGCACCAGAAGCTGGAGACAGAGAAACAGTGGAGATATTCATAGAAAACATGCAAAGAGAAAGCCTTGTCCGGTTTTCTTCCAAACAAGTTGCTGCTTTCACTTGGAACTACTCCACAAAACTTGGTGCCGGCGCTTTTGGTGTAGTCTACAAAGGAGAATTTCCTAACGGGGTGCAGCTAGCGGTCAAGGTACTCAAGTACAATAACAACGTAGACAAAATGATGGAAGTGCAATTCATGGCTGAAGTAAGTACCATTGGAAGAACTCACCATAGGAACCTGGTCAGGCTCTACGGATTCTGCTTTGATGCAAGGACGAAAGCACTGGTCTACGAATATATGGAGAATGGGTCGCTTGACAGGTTGTTGTTTGGCAACGACCATAGAATTGAGTGGGAAAAGTTGTATGAAATTGCAGTTGGGGCCGCCAAGGGGCTTGAGTATCTGCATCATTACGGCCACAAGAGGATAATCCACCATGACATAAAGCCTTGTAATGTTCTCCTTGATTCTAATTTGTGTCCCAAGCTGGCAGATTTTGGACTAGCTAAGCTGTCCGACCTCGATAGCACACATGAAAACTTGTCGCGTGTTGGGGGCACTCCAGGATATGCTGCCCCAGAGGTTTGGACGACATTTCCAGTTACTTACAAGTGTGATGTTTATAGCTTTGGAATGATGTTGTTTGAAATTATTGGACGGAGAAGGAACCTTGACAGCCGCTTAAGTGAGAGCCAAGAGTGGTTTCCCAGACGGGTTTGGGACAAGTTTGATAAGGGAGAATTGGAAGAGATACTGGCAGACAAGGAGATCGAAGAGAAGGACTTGGTGAAAGCGAAGACAATGTGTATGGTAGCTTTGTTCTGTGTCCAGTACATCCCTGAGGCAAGACCTTCCATGATTGATGTGGTAAAGATGTTAGAGGGTGGAGTCCAAGTTACACCGCCTCCAAACCCATTTCAGCATTGGCTAGTATCAACAAGTGATGGAACCACTGAAAATTGCACGATCCAATTCATGATAAAGCATGAGAGTGAAGAGGTATTTTCAGCCAGATGA
- the LOC100258020 gene encoding rust resistance kinase Lr10, with protein MRRIMKRMPQNLDIGAEINAIMRGRLPQREMGPQEARRTESAGRVDGSGTVEICIQDMLKEKPVRFSPQQLAAFTQNFSTKLGSGGFGHVYRGVLPDGVQIAVKVLKHNRGQDKRMEEQFMAEVSTIGRTYHRNLVRLYGFCFDSQLKALVYEYMENGSLDTVLFGREHRIEWEKLYEIAVGAAKGLKYLHDDCHKRIIHHDIKPGNVLLDSDFCPKLADFGLAKLSNMDSTHENFSGGGTPGYAAPEVWMPFQVTYKCDVYSFGMMLFEIVGRRRNFYNFPGEDQDWFPRRVWDKFDEGELEGLLLERGIKEKAMVKAKKMCMVALWCVQYLPQDRPSMDQVLKILEGGDQITTPKNPFQHLALSSDMPPISIESSTNFRSDETTDNSSAWLMNKYEREGGIFIWMN; from the coding sequence ATGCGGCGGATCATGAAGAGGATGCCACAGAATCTTGATATAGGAGCAGAGATTAATGCTATCATGAGAGGCCGGTTACCGCAAAGGGAGATGGGGCCTCAGGAGGCAAGAAGAACAGAATCTGCAGGACGTGTGGACGGATCAGGAACAGTGGAGATATGCATCCAAGACATGCTGAAAGAAAAACCCGTCCGCTTTTCTCCTCAACAACTTGCAGCTTTTACCCAGAATTTTTCTACCAAACTTGGTTCAGGCGGCTTTGGACACGTCTACAGAGGAGTCCTTCCTGATGGGGTACAGATAGCCGTAAAAGTACTCAAACACAACAGAGGCCAAGACAAAAGAATGGAAGAGCAGTTCATGGCTGAAGTGAGTACCATCGGAAGAACTTACCACAGAAACCTGGTCAGGCTCTATGGTTTCTGCTTTGATTCTCAGCTCAAAGCGCTAGTCTATGAGTACATGGAAAATGGATCACTTGACACTGTCTTGTTTGGCAGGGAGCATAGAATCGAGTGGGAAAAGTTGTACGAAATTGCGGTTGGCGCAGCCAAGGGGCTTAAGTACTTGCACGATGATTGCCACAAAAGGATCATTCACCATGATATAAAGCCCGGAAATGTTCTGCTTGATTCCGATTTCTGTCCCAAGCTTGCAGATTTTGGACTAGCCAAGCTCTCCAATATGGACAGCACACATGAAAACTTCTCGGGTGGGGGCACTCCAGGATATGCTGCCCCAGAGGTTTGGATGCCATTTCAAGTGACTTACAAGTGCGATGTTTATAGCTTTGGGATGATGCTATTCGAGATTGTTGGACGAAGAAGGAACTTTTACAACTTCCCCGGTGAGGACCAAGACTGGTTTCCAAGACGGGTCTGGGACAAATTTGACGAGGGAGAATTGGAGGGGCTTCTGTTGGAGAGGGGGATCAAGGAGAAGGCGATGGTGAAAGCCAAGAAAATGTGCATGGTAGCTTTGTGGTGTGTCCAATACCTCCCTCAGGACAGACCTTCCATGGATCAAGTGTTGAAGATTTTAGAGGGCGGAGACCAAATTACAACGCCTAAAAACCCATTTCAGCATTTGGCATTATCATCTGATATGCCACCTATCAGCATTGAGAGCAGCACAAACTTTAGGAGTGATGAAACCACTGACAATAGTAGCGCTTGGCTCATGAACAAGTACGAAAGGGAAGGAGGCATCTTCATCTGGATGAACTAA